From a region of the Euwallacea similis isolate ESF13 chromosome 3, ESF131.1, whole genome shotgun sequence genome:
- the LOC136419760 gene encoding uncharacterized protein produces the protein MTKLNLKHLASSAKAESLSEENKNLLTRVQQLELSLQSGLAELKSELLGNEETATPPANLEDCVRRITSFEHRALKEISEVRTEILNTDNKLSDLKQELLLNNLVVHGMKENRDTLYRAQNEFCDMVKRNMGIHITPGDIDFCYRMGPPQENRSRPLVVAFVNRWIRNDVFNSKRLLKGTGMLVFENLIYERLVLFRKVRALVGVKNCWTRRGKIFVALDGEKKQITDINQLESE, from the coding sequence ATGACTAAGCTAAACTTGAAACATCTCGCCTCCAGCGCTAAAGCCGAGAGCCTTTCCGAAGAAAATAAGAATCTATTAACTAGAGTCCAGCAGCTAGAGCTGAGCTTGCAGAGCGGCCTCGCAGAACTCAAAAGTGAACTATTGGGCAATGAAGAAACCGCCACACCTCCCGCCAACTTGGAGGACTGCGTTAGAAGAATTACCTCTTTCGAACACCGAGCCCTCAAGGAGATTTCTGAAGTGCGAACTGAGATACTCAACACTGACAACAAGCTCTCAGATCTTAAGCAGGAGTTGTTGCTCAACAACCTAGTGGTCCACGGTATGAAGGAGAACCGAGACACGCTCTATCGGGCTCAGAATGAGTTCTGTGACATGGTCAAGAGAAATATGGGCATCCACATAACCCCAGGTGATATAGATTTCTGTTATCGCATGGGGCCTCCTCAGGAGAATCGCAGCAGACCTCTGGTGGTGGCATTTGTTAATCGGTGGATCAGAAATGATGTCTTCAACTCCAAGAGGTTGCTCAAGGGGACGGGGATGCTCGTGTTTGAGAATCTCATTTATGAGAGATTGGTGCTCTTCAGGAAGGTGAGGGCCTTGGTGGGAGTGAAGAACTGCTGGACGAGGAGAGGGAAGATTTTTGTGGCCCTGGATGGAGAGAAGAAGCAGATTACGGACATCAATCAGCTCGAAAGcgagtga